In Labilibaculum sp. DW002, one DNA window encodes the following:
- a CDS encoding DUF2202 domain-containing protein — protein MKSKLTKFLIVFIAISGFLACDNEESGTEALANLPLVEVSLDGYTDLLNSNLNSVLGTKLASVEPSEKEGLLLMREEELFAHDVYNLFSGLYDLRIFSNITRSEATHAEAVLSLLNLFEIEDPAIGIEGEYKNETLQALYDELTEKGKVSIEEALKVGAYIEEVDIKDLADLMAETDNEDILLVYDNLMRGSRNHLRAFNRVLENYSVDYVPSVLSEEDFNEIISSDMERGNGCQAEVQNKYKNQNKNQNQKGRRYRGGN, from the coding sequence ATGAAAAGCAAATTGACAAAATTTTTAATTGTTTTTATCGCAATAAGCGGCTTTCTTGCTTGCGATAATGAAGAGAGTGGTACGGAAGCTTTGGCTAATTTACCTTTGGTTGAGGTATCGCTTGATGGCTATACAGATTTATTGAATTCTAATTTGAATAGTGTATTGGGAACTAAATTGGCTAGTGTTGAGCCTAGCGAGAAAGAAGGCTTACTTTTGATGCGTGAAGAAGAGTTGTTTGCTCATGATGTTTACAATTTATTTTCGGGGCTTTACGATTTGAGAATTTTCAGTAACATCACTCGTTCAGAAGCAACGCACGCAGAAGCCGTATTAAGCTTGTTGAATCTATTTGAGATTGAAGATCCTGCCATAGGAATAGAAGGAGAGTACAAGAATGAAACTTTACAAGCTTTGTATGATGAGCTAACAGAAAAGGGTAAAGTTTCGATTGAAGAGGCTTTGAAGGTTGGTGCTTACATCGAAGAGGTAGATATTAAAGATTTGGCTGATTTGATGGCTGAAACAGACAATGAGGATATCCTTTTGGTGTACGATAATTTAATGAGGGGATCGAGAAATCATTTACGGGCTTTTAACCGCGTATTGGAGAACTATTCTGTTGATTACGTGCCAAGCGTTTTGAGCGAAGAAGATTTTAATGAGATTATCTCTTCGGATATGGAAAGAGGAAATGGTTGTCAAGCTGAGGTTCAAAATAAATATAAGAATCAGAACAAGAATCAAAATCAGAAAGGAAGAAGATACAGAGGTGGCAATTAA
- a CDS encoding Spy/CpxP family protein refolding chaperone, which translates to MNSKNKTWMWLALILLATNISTIGSFWYHTYQEKQVSSKVELPTEYRTRFLKEQLDLNEEQKNAFRILNRSYNRNANEIMIELNDLRSEMVQYLGEEQFDSIALRSVAEQIGKKHEALKLETVQFYQDMKAELNENQQAKLYDLFSSLLQKSDEVNIPKGKRKGRGKGRGPWHQNQ; encoded by the coding sequence ATGAATAGTAAAAATAAAACATGGATGTGGTTGGCCTTAATCCTTTTGGCAACTAATATTTCTACCATTGGATCATTTTGGTATCATACTTACCAAGAAAAACAAGTTTCCAGCAAAGTTGAATTGCCTACCGAGTACAGAACGCGCTTTCTAAAGGAACAATTGGATTTGAACGAGGAACAGAAAAATGCATTTAGAATTTTAAATAGAAGTTATAATCGCAATGCCAATGAGATTATGATTGAGCTTAATGATTTACGATCTGAGATGGTACAATATTTAGGCGAAGAACAATTCGATAGCATAGCTTTGAGGAGTGTAGCCGAACAAATTGGTAAAAAACATGAGGCGTTAAAATTGGAAACCGTTCAATTTTATCAGGATATGAAAGCTGAACTGAACGAGAATCAGCAAGCTAAACTCTACGATTTATTTAGCAGCTTATTGCAAAAAAGTGATGAAGTAAATATACCAAAAGGAAAAAGAAAAGGCAGGGGTAAAGGACGTGGTCCCTGGCATCAAAATCAGTAA
- a CDS encoding RNA polymerase sigma factor, giving the protein MIEKELIEQLKSGKESAFRQLVETYQAMVVNTAMGMLHNQADAEDVAQEVFIQVYYSITKFRSDSSLKTWLYRITITRSLNFIRDSKKRNFFTRIEDFFQGNKEELAASNLNPQKSLEEKEHAKAIHSAMEALPENQKIAFALSKYEELSYKEIGEVMQLSKSSVESLLFRAKTNLQKKLLIYYKNLKK; this is encoded by the coding sequence ATGATTGAAAAGGAGCTAATAGAACAACTCAAATCCGGAAAGGAAAGTGCTTTTCGCCAGCTTGTCGAGACTTATCAGGCAATGGTGGTGAATACTGCTATGGGTATGCTTCACAATCAGGCCGATGCTGAGGATGTAGCACAAGAGGTATTTATCCAGGTTTATTATTCAATTACTAAGTTTAGGAGTGATTCTAGTTTAAAAACCTGGTTGTACCGAATCACCATTACTCGTTCCTTAAACTTTATCCGCGATAGCAAAAAGAGAAATTTTTTTACTCGTATTGAAGATTTTTTCCAGGGCAATAAAGAGGAGTTAGCTGCTAGTAATTTAAACCCTCAGAAAAGTTTAGAGGAGAAAGAACATGCAAAAGCCATTCATTCGGCGATGGAGGCTTTGCCCGAAAATCAGAAAATAGCATTTGCATTAAGCAAGTACGAAGAACTAAGTTATAAGGAGATTGGAGAAGTAATGCAGCTTTCTAAATCTTCTGTAGAGTCACTTTTGTTTCGCGCAAAGACTAACTTACAGAAGAAATTATTGATTTATTACAAAAATCTTAAAAAGTAG
- a CDS encoding alpha/beta hydrolase, translating to MKKFFFRGLKIISLLVIIGLALFYFNQEKLIFHPHQLEKEYQFTFDRSFEEINIKTKDDKMLNGILLTTDNSKGLVFYLHGNAGSLKNCGDVAQTYSKLNYDVFMLDYRGFGKSEGEISSQQELFSDVQLAYDHLLKRYSEEQIIVLGYSIGTGPASYLAANNNPNLLVLQAPYFNLSDMMNHYYPYLPTVLLKYKFPNDEFIAKCKMPVVIFHGTDDEVIPYESSQMLHEICKPEDQFITLKEVGHANINSNPQFNSELARILN from the coding sequence ATGAAAAAATTCTTCTTCCGAGGCCTAAAAATCATCAGTCTACTTGTTATCATAGGGCTTGCACTATTCTATTTCAATCAAGAAAAATTGATTTTCCACCCTCATCAATTAGAGAAAGAATATCAATTTACATTTGATAGAAGTTTCGAAGAAATAAACATCAAAACAAAAGATGATAAAATGCTAAATGGTATTTTACTCACAACAGACAATTCAAAAGGCTTGGTCTTTTACCTTCATGGCAATGCCGGATCCTTAAAAAACTGTGGCGATGTTGCGCAAACCTATAGCAAGCTAAACTACGATGTTTTTATGCTCGATTACCGAGGATTCGGAAAAAGCGAAGGGGAAATTTCTAGTCAGCAAGAATTGTTTAGCGATGTTCAACTAGCATATGATCATCTATTAAAACGATACTCAGAAGAACAAATAATTGTACTTGGCTACTCCATTGGAACTGGACCTGCAAGCTATTTGGCAGCCAACAACAATCCAAACCTACTCGTATTGCAAGCGCCTTATTTCAATTTATCAGATATGATGAATCACTACTACCCTTATTTGCCAACGGTACTTTTAAAATACAAATTTCCAAACGATGAATTCATCGCAAAGTGTAAAATGCCTGTCGTTATTTTTCATGGCACAGATGATGAAGTTATTCCCTATGAGTCTTCACAAATGCTTCATGAAATTTGCAAACCAGAAGACCAATTCATCACGCTAAAAGAAGTAGGACATGCCAATATCAACAGTAATCCTCAATTTAATAGCGAACTTGCTCGAATATTGAACTAA
- a CDS encoding AAA domain-containing protein: MSDTITRLISYFHDCYQADNRELIIYNFLDQKVENKMYFEGKEDLLTDNHPLIPIDSVKASTILKKIELFQKEKELLYGTFFICGSYTDFKGDAKTLCAPLFYYPAEIKQKDEFFYLSINTNERRLNYPIVQMLSKDSNGDLLQDPLFEELPKDYIRFEHIESIVRLFKKYFPNVNIDNIYAYPENASISSVKKTITRLSKEQQDEHVLMPTSMLGIVAKSSNTRGVLNELSEMSSMVDHSFPLQALLTNADQKENSKKYKKGNLPLILSEAQQAILKSSSINPLTLIVGPPGTGKTYTISAIALEHMSRGESVLIASRTDEAVDVIVEKIKDQLGIDKAVVRTGKKRSYSTPLNRFLKSLLIRVRKLSYLLKEFDLPKMTFDELESRIKSLSDEIESRERTIRKLESSFSKEVEHELKWGEHLSNPKSSVFNKIKTRYINIRNKMQVPIWEYSNKLNLNDHNQMKDVQLLMRLQYVSQIIKVMNVNRKNIQRFHEALKMSSDTEKLAKFSEIDFDAVLKAFPIWLTKLSEVKDALPFEKELFDVVIIDEATQCDIASCLPLIQRAKRVVFAGDPNQLRHVSFLSKGIQAIFRGKYNLQKIDNSILNYRDKSILDVVMSSLQSNDQVAMLDEHFRSLSPIIAFSNEQFYDDQLKIMTSRPDETEQGLYFVDNKGTRDKSGTNEKEGNAILTAVRELVVKEKELDAKICSSLGILSPFRAQVDWLAKQLLEQFEMEEIEKHKIRVGTAYSFQGEERDIMHLSMAVDAESHHSAINHINKEDVFNVAITRARNKQFIHHSVSKKELKANTLLRTYLSQSVTIETKPETKESSHDEYLNEVKELLETWKIKTYWEGYSIAGLKIDLLVKHNGKYLGIDLVGYPGEYADIFGIERYRILNRAGVHVFPLPYSDWHFENEKSKKVLKDFLFGVNAVSAN, translated from the coding sequence ATGTCAGATACAATTACTAGACTTATCAGCTATTTTCATGACTGCTATCAGGCAGACAATCGAGAATTAATCATTTATAACTTTTTAGATCAGAAAGTTGAGAACAAAATGTATTTTGAAGGTAAAGAAGATCTTCTTACCGATAACCATCCATTAATCCCAATTGATTCCGTTAAGGCATCAACAATTCTAAAGAAAATTGAACTTTTTCAGAAAGAGAAAGAATTGCTATATGGAACCTTTTTTATTTGTGGTAGCTATACAGACTTTAAAGGGGATGCTAAAACCTTGTGCGCACCGCTCTTCTATTATCCTGCTGAGATAAAGCAAAAAGATGAATTTTTCTATCTGTCAATTAACACGAATGAAAGAAGGTTGAACTATCCTATTGTTCAAATGCTTTCCAAGGATTCCAATGGAGATCTTCTTCAGGATCCTTTGTTCGAAGAATTACCTAAGGACTATATTCGATTTGAGCACATCGAATCAATTGTACGGCTATTTAAAAAATACTTTCCAAATGTTAACATCGATAACATTTACGCTTACCCAGAAAATGCAAGCATAAGCTCAGTAAAAAAGACCATAACAAGATTATCGAAAGAGCAACAAGACGAGCATGTTCTTATGCCAACCAGTATGCTGGGTATTGTAGCAAAATCATCAAATACAAGAGGCGTATTAAACGAACTGAGTGAAATGTCTTCTATGGTTGATCACTCCTTTCCATTGCAAGCATTACTAACCAATGCAGACCAAAAAGAAAATTCTAAAAAATATAAAAAAGGAAACCTCCCTCTGATTTTGAGTGAAGCACAACAAGCAATTCTAAAGTCGAGCTCGATTAATCCACTGACTTTAATTGTTGGACCTCCAGGAACAGGAAAGACTTATACGATTAGCGCTATTGCTCTTGAACACATGAGCAGAGGTGAATCTGTATTAATCGCCTCGCGAACCGACGAAGCTGTTGATGTCATTGTTGAAAAAATAAAAGATCAACTCGGGATTGATAAGGCAGTTGTTAGAACAGGTAAAAAACGTTCCTACTCTACTCCGTTGAACAGATTTTTAAAATCTTTACTGATTCGTGTTCGAAAGCTAAGCTATCTTCTTAAAGAATTTGATTTGCCAAAGATGACATTTGACGAATTAGAATCTAGAATAAAGTCATTATCAGATGAGATCGAATCGAGAGAAAGAACAATTAGAAAATTAGAATCTTCATTTTCAAAGGAAGTGGAGCATGAACTAAAATGGGGAGAACACCTAAGCAATCCAAAATCTAGTGTTTTTAATAAAATAAAAACGCGTTACATCAATATCAGAAATAAAATGCAAGTTCCTATTTGGGAATACAGCAACAAACTTAATCTGAACGATCACAATCAGATGAAGGATGTTCAACTGCTTATGCGCTTACAATATGTTTCCCAAATTATTAAAGTAATGAATGTTAATCGGAAAAACATTCAACGTTTTCATGAAGCTCTTAAAATGTCGAGCGACACAGAAAAACTAGCTAAGTTTTCTGAAATTGATTTTGATGCCGTTTTAAAAGCATTTCCAATTTGGCTAACGAAGCTTTCTGAAGTAAAAGATGCTCTTCCATTTGAAAAGGAATTGTTTGATGTGGTTATTATTGATGAAGCTACGCAATGCGATATTGCCAGTTGCCTTCCATTAATACAAAGAGCAAAGCGTGTTGTTTTCGCAGGCGATCCAAATCAATTAAGACATGTATCTTTCTTGTCAAAAGGCATTCAAGCTATTTTTAGAGGTAAATACAATCTTCAAAAGATCGATAACAGCATCTTGAATTATCGAGACAAAAGCATTCTAGATGTAGTAATGAGTAGCTTACAATCGAATGATCAGGTAGCCATGCTCGACGAACATTTTAGAAGCCTATCACCAATCATTGCTTTTAGTAACGAGCAGTTTTACGATGATCAATTAAAAATTATGACCTCTCGGCCAGATGAGACAGAACAAGGATTATATTTCGTTGACAATAAAGGCACAAGAGATAAAAGTGGCACGAACGAAAAAGAAGGGAATGCCATACTAACAGCCGTTCGTGAATTGGTTGTTAAAGAAAAAGAATTGGATGCAAAAATCTGTTCTAGCTTAGGCATTCTTTCTCCTTTTAGAGCACAAGTTGACTGGCTTGCAAAGCAGTTGTTAGAACAATTTGAGATGGAAGAAATTGAGAAGCACAAAATACGAGTTGGTACTGCTTATAGCTTTCAGGGAGAAGAGCGAGACATTATGCACTTGTCGATGGCTGTAGATGCAGAAAGTCATCATTCTGCAATTAACCACATCAACAAAGAGGATGTTTTTAATGTTGCCATTACACGTGCTCGAAACAAACAATTCATACATCACTCGGTTTCAAAAAAAGAACTTAAAGCAAATACTCTTTTGCGAACCTACTTATCGCAATCTGTTACCATTGAAACAAAACCTGAAACCAAAGAAAGTTCGCATGATGAATACCTGAACGAGGTAAAGGAACTTTTAGAAACGTGGAAGATAAAAACCTATTGGGAAGGCTATTCTATTGCAGGCCTTAAGATTGACTTACTGGTGAAACACAATGGCAAATACTTGGGAATCGATTTGGTTGGTTACCCAGGCGAATACGCCGATATTTTTGGGATAGAACGATATCGCATTCTTAATCGAGCTGGTGTTCATGTATTTCCTCTTCCCTATTCCGATTGGCATTTTGAGAATGAAAAATCGAAGAAGGTTTTGAAGGATTTTTTGTTCGGTGTTAATGCTGTTTCGGCTAATTAA
- a CDS encoding DUF2200 domain-containing protein, whose translation MKVTAEKNEKVANMIFASIYPLYLDRLEKNGRTKEELNQVIEWFTGFDQDALQVLIEKKVTFRTFFQKAKIHPNAHLIKGVVCGYRIEEIEDEFELYKQCRRMEKLIDELARGRKMEKILREEKK comes from the coding sequence ATGAAAGTTACTGCCGAAAAAAATGAAAAGGTTGCCAATATGATATTTGCATCCATTTATCCACTTTATTTGGATAGACTGGAGAAGAATGGTAGAACAAAAGAAGAACTCAACCAGGTAATTGAATGGTTCACTGGTTTTGATCAAGATGCTTTGCAAGTACTTATTGAAAAGAAAGTAACTTTTAGAACATTTTTTCAAAAAGCTAAAATACATCCTAACGCACACTTGATTAAAGGAGTCGTTTGTGGTTATCGGATTGAAGAAATAGAGGATGAATTTGAATTGTATAAACAATGCAGACGTATGGAAAAGCTCATTGATGAATTGGCAAGAGGTCGAAAAATGGAAAAGATTTTGCGTGAAGAAAAAAAGTAG
- a CDS encoding tRNA-uridine aminocarboxypropyltransferase, with translation MQVEIKNPRIKCYKCNRPSSTCICKHISPFQTKTRFIILMHPKEYKKEKNGTGHMTNLQLENSEIIVGVDFTNNKRVNEILNKENSSSFLLYPGEDNFNLSIRKSSEINSFMGDNPHIFILDGTWPCARKMLKLSKNLQKLKRVSFDNEIKSKFIIKQQPEPLCLSTIESTYTVLNLLKEGDVEQCETKDFLIPFEKMIEHQVEYILNPNINSYRPSKTREIIPKDRYKKRAQRSIFFKQE, from the coding sequence TTGCAAGTAGAAATAAAAAACCCAAGAATTAAATGTTACAAATGCAATAGGCCTTCAAGCACATGTATTTGTAAACACATTAGTCCTTTCCAGACTAAGACTCGTTTTATTATTCTTATGCACCCGAAGGAGTACAAAAAAGAAAAAAATGGAACGGGACACATGACTAATCTTCAACTTGAAAATTCAGAAATTATAGTTGGTGTCGATTTTACCAATAATAAACGTGTAAATGAAATACTGAATAAAGAAAATAGTTCTTCTTTCTTACTTTATCCGGGAGAAGATAATTTCAACTTATCGATAAGAAAAAGTTCAGAAATAAATTCTTTTATGGGTGATAATCCACACATCTTTATTCTGGATGGCACATGGCCCTGCGCCCGTAAAATGCTTAAACTAAGTAAGAACTTGCAAAAACTAAAAAGAGTGAGTTTTGATAATGAAATAAAATCAAAATTTATTATCAAGCAACAGCCAGAACCTCTTTGTCTTAGTACTATCGAGTCAACCTATACTGTTTTAAATTTACTTAAGGAAGGTGACGTAGAACAATGCGAGACGAAGGACTTCCTTATTCCTTTTGAAAAAATGATTGAGCATCAAGTCGAATATATTCTAAATCCAAATATTAACAGCTACCGTCCAAGTAAGACAAGAGAGATTATTCCTAAGGACAGGTATAAGAAGAGAGCACAAAGAAGTATTTTTTTTAAACAAGAATAG
- a CDS encoding nuclear transport factor 2 family protein: MKKLKLVSIFLFLLLGFVAQSKGQNVFKVQKEFIKNEVDSVFQKMLVSAEELNFNGLSSGVDDKHEAGFITNGKYYADYPSLISDFKSNAQGISHQDISIKDKKITVLSPKNVLMTASGVAKATLKDGRVITANFHWSFVYELIDNNWKVIYSHQSLAK, encoded by the coding sequence ATGAAAAAACTAAAGCTTGTTTCGATTTTTTTGTTTTTATTATTAGGATTTGTAGCACAATCTAAAGGTCAAAATGTTTTTAAAGTTCAAAAGGAATTTATAAAAAATGAAGTAGATTCTGTTTTTCAAAAGATGCTAGTTTCTGCTGAGGAACTTAATTTTAATGGATTGAGTTCAGGAGTTGACGATAAACATGAGGCTGGATTTATAACAAATGGAAAGTATTATGCAGATTATCCTTCCTTGATTAGTGATTTTAAATCAAATGCTCAAGGGATAAGCCATCAAGATATTTCAATTAAAGATAAAAAGATTACTGTTCTATCTCCTAAAAATGTTCTTATGACAGCTTCAGGAGTGGCCAAGGCTACTCTTAAGGATGGAAGAGTTATTACCGCTAATTTTCACTGGTCATTTGTTTACGAGTTGATTGATAATAATTGGAAAGTGATTTATTCGCATCAGTCGCTTGCAAAATAG